Proteins encoded in a region of the Quercus lobata isolate SW786 chromosome 8, ValleyOak3.0 Primary Assembly, whole genome shotgun sequence genome:
- the LOC115957692 gene encoding dehydration-responsive element-binding protein 1B-like: MDVSRHFSDPQYLMGSEGLESDNAGTENSMDGDIMLASRNPKKRDGRKKFKETRHPVYRGVRSKNPHKWVSEVREPNKKSRIWLGTFPTAEMAARAHDVATIALRGRYACLNFADSLWRLPVPASTAAKDIQRTALEAAEAFRPAELIGVSGDDLTQSSENEATVAVAAETEIEPEDTSFVDEEEVFGMPELMRNMAEGMMLPPPPHCYGGDNMETDGEVSLWSYSD, encoded by the coding sequence ATGGATGTTTCAAGACATTTCTCAGACCCACAATATCTAATGGGCTCTGAAGGGTTAGAGAGTGACAATGCTGGCACGGAGAACTCGATGGACGGCGATATCATGTTGGCTTCGAGAAATCCTAAGAAGAGAgatgggagaaaaaaatttaaggagaCAAGGCACCCAGTATATCGTGGAGTAAGGAGTAAGAACCCACATAAATGGGTTAGTGAAGTGCGTGAGcccaataaaaaatcaagaatctGGCTTGGGACCTTTCCCACTGCAGAAATGGCAGCGCGTGCACATGATGTGGCCACCATTGCACTCCGCGGTCGTTACGCATGTCTCAATTTCGCCGACTCGTTGTGGAGGCTTCCGGTTCCAGCATCGACAGCAGCTAAGGATATTCAGCGGACGGCATTGGAGGCGGCTGAGGCATTTCGGCCGGCAGAGTTGATCGGTGTTTCTGGGGATGACTTGACGCAGAGTTCAGAAAATGAAGCTACAGTGGCAGTGGCTGCGGAGACAGAGATAGAGCCGGAAGATACGTCTTTTGTGGATGAGGAGGAGGTTTTCGGCATGCCTGAGCTGATGAGAAATATGGCAGAGGGGATGATGTTGCCTCCACCACCTCATTGTTATGGTGGAGATAACATGGAAACTGACGGTGAGGTTTCATTGTGGAGTTATTCAGATTGA